The Lycium ferocissimum isolate CSIRO_LF1 chromosome 8, AGI_CSIRO_Lferr_CH_V1, whole genome shotgun sequence DNA segment aaatAGAATCTAAAAgtctggaagtaataataatacgtcaatagtctcaatatgtctcagaatatcaagtaagacataaatacaaaaagaatcttcaaggcagcgaacgtcctcgtGCTTACCCTGTAAGACTCTAAGAAGCAATCCTGGAACTACTATCAGCCACTAGAAGTAGAGATTGAAcccacctggaactctgcattcataaaagaatgcaacaagtgcaggtcagtacaaacaacaagtactggtaggtatcataggccgactaagactagctaacgtatataaagacaacaaagcaagataaacacataaaccaacaagtacaagtcaacaatAAGCCATCCACgatacaagtcatcacctatgttgtagcatctaaacccaactgtgccaagtctcagtatagcAATCTGAACTAGTACATTACAGTAATATCACAATAATCAACAGAAATTGAGATACAATACAATGCAACAATGCATGttgaatgaatgcaatgcacatGCAGCTTTGTACAACTTGTCCCGGACGGAATgactccacgtctcggcgatcatgacccatgggggacccgctaTGTTCATGTACCACTCACTTCAGaatatgacctcggatcacgagcacactctaaCGATCCAGGCAAAGACCTCAGGCATCGGACACTCTATCGTTCCCGACAAGAAACCTTGGGCAACGAACATTCGTCTCTCTTTCACGCTCTCCGATaaaaacctcggaggctacactctctcacatatcatcatcagtaccagaaccatgcatatgtcaatgtatcatggaaatgcgtaTGAGTGTGATGAAATgtgatatcaacaaccaatgtAATCCGAaatagtaccacacatggcacacaagtatcatcaacatgggctacacaataagccacaattaATCACCATTCTCAACTCAGTATCGGACAAACAAGTACCGTAATATCAAATTCATGATATGCCACTAGCCACAATTACTAATGtatcaacatatcaataatccaacaaGTAAATAGATTAATATGAGTCAATAACACAATGGGGTTGGCTAGCCCCAATTCAtaaaacaaggcccaacctaagataatatccatcccaatttcgtacccgaaggcttacatccattctccgacaatatcatctaaacatatgcttcgctaattgaAGTCTTACCATaaggtaaatcataacctacctggaaggccgaacagcaaggtctccaacaatcacaccttagacttccctttcctttgagcctcgagagtaagaaagtctaagcatattcgaatcaagaagaacatcaatcaaacccTACTTATATTCAAGACCCCAATCCCCACCCTATGGAATgagttttatgaactagaagggtgaaattaggaatctaaaggttccaacatgaaattaaagatctaagtgatcaattcccatcaatagcaagctagaataaccaATAATTTACTCAATTTCGGATTTTAGGCAAAAACTCCAAATtcgggtataaaccctaacatCCAATCCCATAATTTAGCCACCaattaggaagaaatcatgCAATTATAGGTTCTAGACATCAATTCTATGCTTAAGGAAGCTTtctcaatcaataaatcaagattacaaagcctagaatgaagagttcattgaaccctcttttaatcatCAAATACTTAATGGACTATCATGATAAACGAATTCTAATGTgataatgaaatcatggaatatGAAAGAGGATAGagggacttaccaccaagattttcccccaagaatcaccttgaaatgcTCCTAATAACTCAGTTTTTGGAATAGTAATGAATGAGGGACTTAGtacttttaacacttcatttaatgaaattaattGCCCGTTACCCGCTTCCGCGATAAGTGGCACCGCTTCGGTGGTCCTGTGACCGCTACAGTGGTCACACCCAAAATACACGGACGCTTCGGTGGCGGGGTGAGCTACGGCATGCTGGCTGAACGCCCGGTCTTTGGTGCGCCAAAGCGGGCAACAAACACCAAAAGATCCCAAGTTTTCACATTCTCAACCCGAATTCTCGACTAGCTCCCGAAGTCATCTGCTCACATATCATAGATGTAGACATACCTAAAAATACACtatgaacgcactcgtggcctcgaaattcccagcggaggtctcgttgaccgagtcaaccctcgatacctcaacatcaacttcccaacccaagtcctaaaatgcacccgagtgcattgggaaccgaaccaaacataCAAACAAGTTGTAAAACACCATCCAGACCTCTTGAAAtcgatgaatttttgaaaaaggttcgtttacccaaaagtcaactttgagtcaatttTTTTCGATTAAAGCCCATTTTCCctaaaaagtcacccaaatcatatccaaccACCTCGACAAACATGTCAACAATCCCCTCgggtaaaaaatgagctaaacaagctcggggaagggtcaaaagtgtcggaaggactataacgaccaagcgggtcgttacaactACATATCCTTAAATACATCTCAATATACTAAgtagcaagaaaataaaagaaagcacaACCTTTAAATATCTCTAGCATATCACTACCTGGACTGAAGTTCAATGTTGCACCATTAAGTAGTGCAACTCTTAGCTTAGTGAATCTACAGACTTGACTAAGAACAAAAGTAATTTGATGTGGTATTTTTTCAAACAACTTGACTACATAATGCATTTCCTTGTACTCACTGTACACATCAAGAAAGGAACTATAAAGGTCGTAGAGAGAAATTTTTGACCAGGATCAAAGGGAAAAGGAAACAACATATGCTGAATAGTCACATTTCCAATTACCAAACTATTATCATACACTCCATTTCTTCCGACCATTTTATCAAGAAAGTGAGAAGCAACTCTAGTTGTCTTAAATTTCACACATTCTAGCCATGTATTAAAGCATACATGATTCGAATCAAGCTTTCGAGTATGCCCGAGGACAAGAGAATCGAGTTCTATCTGTAGAACGTGAAAATCGGAAGGTCGAGTTATCTCACTTTCATCGCATTTCAAACCTTCACTTCCTGGACATATAGCCTCACCTCCGACACATATGTAGCACTTGCAATCGATACTGCGCACACAATATCCAATTCCATCACAAGTCATATCTTTACTTTCGATACAGATATCGCACTCGCAATCGATATTGTTCACACAATTTCCTACACTTCCTGGTTGTGCAATCTCAGGTCCTTTGTTAGGCCTCCTCTCTAGCTGAGTCAGTTGATTTAGGGTCTGCTCCAAAGTAAGTTGAATCCCATTCTGAGTAGCAGCCATAGCCCTTTGTTGCTCATTCAGCTCATCCAGAACCGTATCATGTTTAGTCAATCTCTACTCCATAGTTTCCATTCGTTTTCCCTTCACCATTGTCAACAAACAAGTCGCAAAATCAAGGCTTTGATACCAATTATCATGACCTGACTATGTAAAttcataaattaaactaatcAATCGAACTCAAACACTTTTGGGATAATTTTCTCTGTTTTAGGATAAGCAAAATAGCTAAAATCTATTACAATTAACTATTGATacgaaataaagatagactggGATATTGAATGCCCGTCGATGCTCGTAACAccgtgaagaagaagaagaagaagcgcGCGCGcgcgaagaagaagaagaagaagaagaagaagaagaagaagaagaagcgcgcgaagaagaagaagaagcgagAGACGAGCGTacggagaagaagaaaaaagaactaTAGAACCCGCGcgcgaagaagaagaagaagaagaagaagaagaagaagaagaagaagaagaagaagaagaagaagaatttagggagaaaagaaagaggagagaaaTGGAGAGATAATGAAGAAGGTGAGAAAAAAACCCAATTATCGTTATGCTCCACTTTCAATCCTAGCTAGGCTTTTAAGTCTAATTTGGCTAATCTGGACCGTCGAGCTTCATATAACAACTTCTAATCGTGGCCTTGATTTGAGTTCGTTatttccctttcccttttattCACTTTAGCTAAAGGGATCATGATAGAACTATTCACTCTAAGACGATTAGAAGGTTTTTTTGTGTCTTTCTTTTTATACAATGaaaagtgaagaattaaggagGTTGGGGTAAAAGAATGGTTGTTTCCAGTTACTCCTAAGAGCTAGTAGTGGGCTAGTATAATCACTATTAATTTCATTCAGGAATTCACTCTCACTGATATCCCTATTACTATTTGTTACTATTTGCTACTACGTGGGTGGAAAGCAGTTATTAGGCTGTCTTAAAGATCTGACTTATTACTCTAACATGGGACTAAattcaattatttattttgtgagGCTTGTTAAAGTCATTTAGCTAATAGATTATGTATAACAATTcttcaaaaaattcaaaaaaaaaaaaggagaaaaaagataaatagcattGCTGGCCATAGAGAgatgccacatcaccttgtctatacCTAaccttatattatatataaattttaatttaattgaacTTAATTGCCTAGCTGTATAGACTGTGGGTCCCAATGAAATTGTTTTAGGGAGATTTGAAAGCATAACCTCCATAAGGGAGGGTCTTGAACTCTTGGCCCGCCTTAATAAATGTTTTATAAAATGACCTATGTTGCCCAATAGGTATAAGTTGTGGGCATGAATTTGTTTTGCCTATGGGAATAGGAGTTCATGACATTCAATATATTGAACCTGCTCAATTGGCCACAAATTTTACTCATATAAAAAAGTTACATGTATTGGTCAGTTGTTCACAAATCAATAAAACTGAAAGTCTTGTCCAATTGACAACACATTATACTATCTTCACTGTTGTAACTTGAAatgttcaaaattattttcacattgGTAAAACTAACTTATGCGCACATTGCAACTAAAATTTATGCCGATAAGCTAACAtagatcattttttttaaaaaaaaaattgttagtggaaccaaaaattcaagaactctCCTTATAATATTCTTTTTCTCCGATTGTTTGaagggaaaatgacctaataatatttcttaagactctatattacaaaacataatgatacttttccttatttacaaaacataccaacaaaattacaaagtatactAGATTTTGGTTTAATGAGATCCCacaattttaggcttttttttttaaaggaaaagaaTCAGATTTTGAATGTGGGCTTAATTTTAGAATAATTACCAATCAACTTCTTCtactttttaaaaagatttttctctctctctctctctctctctctctctctctctctctctctctctctctctctctctctctctctctctctctctcttcctctccttCTATGATAGACACCATTTTCAGACCTAAAATTCATCTTCTCTCCTagaataaattttcaaaccaatattacaaagtattttttattactgacctgtgtattaattgtatataaaaattgatttgtatCGTTTTGAGATAGGTGTGATCATTGTGTGTTTAAAatctttatatattatataaactgtagttttcaaaaaatgttgaaaactaatatatgtatgaaacgTGTATGAAATTTGTTGTATATCATTTAGATATATGCGGTACtatgtgtatgaaatgcgaataaattcgatatgaattagtgtatgaaatgtgtatggaatttggtttgtatcaatcGTAAaaacttattatacatatatactttctcataatctatacatactttgataagattttatacaatttatatgtactttatcataatcaaaatatacatacaacttttacACATATTTCAgacataaaaattataacgaatttatacagttatacatattgcatacaaaaatttatgcatatttattttctggtgtatgaactttgtatggaatCTGGCTTGTATCAATTTcaaatttattatacatattttctaaaatttatacatactttgattatattttatacaatttaaatGTACTTTGTCATACACTTATGATTTTTATACAtgtttcatatataaaaaaatataacgaatttatacagttgtacatattgcatacaaaaattatacatatatgttttctggtgtatgaactttgtacatAAAAATTACCGATTAGAATGAactttttgagtaaaagttggagaaaattaggaaacaatatctcttaattttgaatggggagagaaaagtggatgaaataaaAGAGCCGAGAAAATTAGGGaataatatctcttaattttgaatgaagagagaaaagtggataaaataaggaaaacagtttatttaatgtgttttatttacttctttttaattaacctaattcgtatagattttgtaacaaatctattgatatattttgtaaattaaaaaatatcgTCATATTCTGTAAATATACCCACTCATTATggacatatatgttttttgcccttgtttgaatattttgttgtACGTCCTTCATTACAATGTATTTTAGCCCACAACCACTTCTTCTCTCCATTTTGGGCTTCCAAATTGATGTTTCCATTAGTGGTCTTTCAACCAACCAAAATTTTGTGGCTTACTTAGGAAAACATTCCTAAAAGCTTCggggtcattcgcacaaattCCTATTTCGggggtagtctttaatttttcgtCCTCAAAttgttgatctttaatttttatccttcggcactttaagtaataaaaaagtggACGAAAATATCTTGACATTCTGGGTGAATTCAGCAGAGTCAAAAAAATTCGCAAGCCAAGGttttcatagaaactatgcctattcggcCAAAGTTATGTTAAGGCATAGTTCTGTAGTATGCCTTTTCCGGTATAGTTTTGTAGtgtaacttaatttctacaaaaCTATGACTTGTCTGACATAGTtttgtagtataacttaatttctaaaaaactatgccttgtccggcatagttctgtagaaattaagttatcctacAGAACTATGCCATAAGGCAAAGACAAAGTTTTTATGTGACTACAAACTATGCCCTGTCCGGCATAGTTATGTAGGATATTATAGAACTATGCCTTAAAGCATAACTTTGCCCCCaaataggcatagtttctatgaaaatcttgccttgcgaattttttttttttactctgctcGGATTCGAACCCGAATCTCTCATTTCATAGACTAGCGAATAATAGCCcacaattttttattaaatgagaagtggggacaaaaattaaagaccaacgatTTAAGGgtcgaaaattaaagaccagtccatatgaAGGGCAATCGGCGCAAGTTTTGAAAGCTTTGTGGTAAATGCAATATGCCTAGCTAAGACTGAAagtattttgacttaaaaaaatatttccaaaagCTTGGTAAATGTAATACGCTTAGCTAAAACTGAATCTTTTCTTTGTACTTGTGCATTACATTTTTCTTATATAACAGTGATGTGTAGATTAACTTGCATGGATCTTTGCTATTTCACTAGACATCAGTTATCTCCTACCAACACAAATATCTAATACTTTGTCCATCAGATGAGATTTTAGCTTTCGACTCTGTTCTTTCTCGATAAACTTCACTTAATTACCGCTAAATCATACCCTAATAAAGGTCCTCGTGCATTCAGGGGAGGTTCATGTGCTTTTAGATGCagattataaatttttattgaAAACTCATACAAATTTCAACAAATATCaaaatctgaactcataatttcaaaaatatattgaaTTTATTGTTACAAATGTTAAAGGACAGATCCATCAGATTAAAATCATGCATTCACCTATGCGTGCATTATATCAGGCTTGGAAATCTTGCCGCGCAGAGAATATAAGTATGCCAGCCACATCAACTGCTGTCGACTTTTCTTTTTAACTATTGTCGACTTGAATTTATATTATAGTTTAACTAATTTGAAGAGGTTACGTACTTACTAATCACACAAGTCACATCCATCGCCAGAAAATAGTAATACGTGTGAAATGGCATAGCTCTTAACTTTGTTTTTACTAAGAGAAAAGCTAGTAGAATAGATATCTTCACGTTCATATCACGTTGTATTTCTCATCCTTGGATGATTGATTCGATTAATATTCAACTGCATTGAAAGATATAGACCCTCATGTTTTAGAAGCAACCGTAATAGAATAAATGAATAAAGCAACTAAAACTGTTTATCAACATTAAGGTTGCAATCAAAAGTTGGTCTGAAGTGGCAACCATGCAATAAATTATTCTGTGGTCCTACTGAATATTGTCCAAGTTACATTACCAATAGATaactacacacacacaaaaaaaaaaaaaaaacccccccccccccccccaacaaaaaaaaaaaaaaaaaagaagcaccAAACAATGAACAGGAGGAGAACAATTAGAAAACTAGTTCACATCCCAAAATAAATGCAGAAATATACTGGAAACGTTAATGAAATAATAGGGGGCATTGAAACTTCAAATGGTTACATCCCCATCTTACAAAACCAATAAATAAATTTCACAACTTTCCTCTAGCATTCTAAGCCAACCCCcgggcggagccaggatttttcATAAGGTggtttcaaaaatataaaaaaataaatatacgaAGAAGCTAAGGTGGTtcaacatatattatacatagataaataataattttaaccttgcacatacagtgtaatttttcacCGAAGGGGGTTCAGGTAAAACCCCCTGACCACTCCCCTGCGGCTCAAGGTAGACAGTTCTATAGCATAATCCTTGTGATTATAGAAGTGTAATGGAGGCGAACCTAGAATCTAAAGTCGATGAGTTCAGAATGAGTGTGctctaaaaaatttaaaatgtatatattttaattttttttgttgcatatgtatatatagttcaAGCCGAAGGCAATGAGTTCAATTGAACCCACAAAATCTGCCTAAGGTCCACCTCTTTTAATCTATGTTTGTCACTCTAGCAGAATAACATTGAATCACAAGGTTAAACTGAACAGAGCAAATGAGTACTTGTAATCAACCTTAACGAATTGTATCAACTATTTACTGCTTGTGGCCAAGAGCCAACAAATTCTTAGGAGGTTAAACTTGTGCAGATCCTAAAAACCTAAGCTTATTCACAATCATTTGTTTGTATTTACAGATGGAAATGTAAACAGCAGATATTAACGCACGATGAGGTTAATGAGAATGATAAACTACCAACGCATAAATATGTGAAAGAGCAGGAATAATCTATGTTTAACCGAGATCAATGTCAACCCGCTCCGGGATTGCCCTTTCGTTTTGGTTGGCACTGAGCTCCACGCCTAGCTGTCCTTTATCACCCGCGCCAAATGCATAAAGCTTACCAGATTCAGTCAATGCAAATGTATGAGCATTCCAGTATATCGAATTAGTGAGACTTATCTGCACCACTCTTTCATTCAGCTGCTTCAATGATGTTACAACCTCGGGGAATAGAACATTGGAATGCCTGTTACCCTGAAATTCGCAAGGGTCATTTTGTAAACGAAGAGTTAGAGGAACTCAACCTTATCGGaacagattaaaaagaaaaggacaactTTTAACATTTTCACTTGATATCCAACCGGATCACTGTTCAGGTGGCCACTCTATGTGTATACAAGATATTTACCGGGGCAGAGCTATGAGTGTTGTCTACGGGTTCGGTCGAACACAATAGCTTTGGTAAAActctgtatttgtcttaaaagtccATCGAATATGTATAGattataaatttagaagccAGTAACTTAAAAAGATTAGAATCTAGAacccataaatttcaaatcctGGCTCCGTCTCAGAATTTTCAATGTTCTCTTATAACTAGTCAATCCAAATCCCATGCACCCGAACACAAGAAAAATACTTGAGAtggaagagaaaagagaaaaaggtaaaagaatTCCCCAAACAGATAAAAGGCAGGAGGAATGGACTCAAACCAAGAATTACCAATGCAATAAGTTGGTTGGACAAATAATGTAGGAGAGTAGACTTCTAAAACAATACGAGAAACCAAATTTATGAGAAGGGCAAACCTGTGCTTCAGCGGCAGCAGTATTATGTCCTAGACTAGATGATTCTCCACAACCAAATGAATAAACATTTCCGTCATCAGAAACCACAAAGGTTGTATAATCCCCTGTGGCAACATAAACAGCTTTTACGTTGCTTAGTGCTTCGACTACCTTAGGAGCTGATTCACAATCTTCGTTGCCGTGACCCAAGCACCCATAACGGCCCCAACCCCATGTACAAACCCTTCCATCCTTCCCTACAACTGCAGCATGCCAAGCCCCAGCTGCAACAACTGCTGGTTGAAGATTCAAAGTCTGAAATTGTTCAATTAACCTTGGGACTTTTTCATCAGTTCGAGTTCCATGACCAAGTTTTCCACCCAATCCACAACCAACAGAATACACAGACCTGATGTTATTCAAAAGAAGATGTCAACGAAAATAGTTAGGAGAATCATTTATTGATATGATGctaaaggagaaaaaaatcaGTAATCGCTCGCTAGGTTAGCACATTTGAGTTATCAACATGCTTATATCAACGGTAATTTGGTACATGAAGtgacttatagcctgtttggacAAGCTTCTTGGAAACCAAAACTGcttacttttttgaaaaataagtgcttttgagtAGTAGCGGAAGCTAAAAAAGTTGTTTTTCCGGGAAGCACTTTTGAAACATTGGCCAAGCACAAAGTACTACTCTAATTGGCAAAAGTGTGTTTCAAATTAATTAGCTAAACACAAACTGCTATTCTCGAAGCATTTTTCAAAATAGCTTGGCCAAACGGGTTACTATTCTAAAGACAATGAAACAGTTTCTAAAAGATGAAGTAGGAACTTACATGCCACTAGGTTGACAAGCCAGAGCAAGAAGGTAGCAATATCCTGCTGCAATTTGCACCACCGGAATATTCTCTAATGCACCTAATAATGCACGGGGTTCCATATCAGCTTGCTCAGTTTGATGACCAAGTTTAGTTTCATTTCCCCAAGAGAATGTATaaacctttccttctcttgatAATACGGCAGTGAAGAAATTCCCAATCGCAGCTTGTACAACAAAGACATCTTTTAAAGATTCTACCAGCTGAGGAGTAGTCACTACTTTATTTCCTTGGACACCGTACTCAGCTTCGCCAAACGAATCTTTGCCAAACGCATATACCTTCCCGGTTTCGCTAATCAGCATAGTCCTGCCAGCCCCTACAGCTGCCTGAATAATGCGAATACCCTGAAGTGATCTGGAAAACAGAAAGTTCGGATTAACTCCCTGCATTTCACTTGCCATACAACTTGAGGTAGATACAGAAAATTAACAACCTAATTGGGTTCGGCCGCCATTCCTCTTCCGTGGTTCCATTTCCAAGCTGCCCTGAGCTGTTCGACCCAAACGAGTATGCAACTCCTTTTGAACTCACGGCAACACTATGACCAGGGCCAGCTACCGCGTGCGATTTTTCCCGCCTGGAGCATGCTTCCCCAGCTAGTAGAAATCTTAGAACAAGCTTCCAGGAGCCCCCACATCTTTGCTTCAGATCTTCACATTGCTCCTGAGTCATTGGCTTAAATATAGCTCTTTTTCGGCACATATCAAGAGCTGCCAGCTCAGCTAAGGAGAGCTCATTATCGGGTTCAAAGTTTGCAGGCTGCCGAAAGAAGGAGCAGGTGGCCTGCAAGACACATTATATAAAAGGAAATCAGCAGCACCATCAATTCCAAgccaaattaattatttaacaTGTACAACACCAAGTGTAATAAACACTTGCCTCTAGAGTTGCAAGGTCCTGGGGATCCAAATTACATCCGGTAAGCACATGAAGAACGATAGACGGGTTGGCTGACAACGGGAATTCGCCAGGTGTCGCATTCCCAAAGCAGTGCCGCACTTGTCTTTGAAACGTCGAGACAGGGGAGGTTACAATTGTAGCAATCGGTTGTTCAGCAATGTTATGGTATTGAACACTCGACGTTCCACTCATTGAGGCGTCCATGGGCACTGCTAGATTCTGCAGTGCCCAAATTAGGCAATGGGAGGATTTCTAAATCACTATAAAACCCCAACAAGGACATACATAGGAAACCAAATTACACTCACAGATAGAAAAGTTTCCATTTTTAGCAAGTACAAATGCAAGAATCTTATTGTCAAGAACTTTTACCTTAAATTAGAAGCTGATCACAAATTTTCAAGCCTCAGACCTACAagcaataaaaatcatcatCACTCAACAGTCAACATTAGATTGGTCAAATAAATTTTATCccagaaaagaaaattataacttaagaaaagaaaagactaTGATCATATCATAAAAAGTCAAGAGGTACAGTAATTTACAAGCAACTCAAGGATTACAGATAAAGAAAGCTAGAGATAACTGTAACGTGAAGGATACCAAAATACCAATCTTTCAACAGAGGATATTCCACCCTTAAAAGAAAGAAACCCCACAAATAAATTGATCCCCACAAATAAATTGATGATCAAACACTTAACATGGgcaaaaaaagggtaaaaagaTCAATCTAACATAATAAAGTTTTGATCTTTATTATGCCAAAGACCATCAGATGATACTAACTACATGTTCAATTCATCATCCAAACCAATAGACAAGTGAGAATTATGTAATAACAACTATATGGGTATAACTCTCAGAGTCTGTACATTTTGATCATCATAAGATccaagaaacataaaattagaaagaaaaaaaatattattacatgACAAAGAGCCTCAAAGATTCCTCAAAAACCATGTGAATTTTTCAACCAAATCTATACAATTCTGATCAAACAAGATGAGGAACCAAGTGGTATATCAGATCAAAAGACTGATCAAGCCATCATCtgctattttattttacttttggaTTACGATATAAGCAAGAAAATAGGTGATTTGATGGGATGTGTTTCTTGAAGAGTTTCAATTTTcaaggagagaaagagagagacaaATTATAcaagtttttttaatttattatttagctaaaaaaaagggggatagTTGTGTGAGAAATATAAAGGTGGAACCGAAGGGAAGATGATGAGGTGTCTTTCAAGAGAAAAACCAAAGCTAGAGGCTTGGATGGCCtttgcttatatatatactgacaCCCACACATTGCATATCATCATCATTTGTGTACCCTCAAACAACTCAGATTGCTTTTTGCACGTCACCTTCTTGTTACCTTGTGGTAAGTTTGTTTTACTACAATACTTATGGATTGCTAATAGAATTTAAGTTTTAGGGTGATTCAATTATAAGTGACTTATAAGtttcaaaattaaagaaa contains these protein-coding regions:
- the LOC132067220 gene encoding ultraviolet-B receptor UVR8, coding for MDASMSGTSSVQYHNIAEQPIATIVTSPVSTFQRQVRHCFGNATPGEFPLSANPSIVLHVLTGCNLDPQDLATLEATCSFFRQPANFEPDNELSLAELAALDMCRKRAIFKPMTQEQCEDLKQRCGGSWKLVLRFLLAGEACSRREKSHAVAGPGHSVAVSSKGVAYSFGSNSSGQLGNGTTEEEWRPNPIRSLQGIRIIQAAVGAGRTMLISETGKVYAFGKDSFGEAEYGVQGNKVVTTPQLVESLKDVFVVQAAIGNFFTAVLSREGKVYTFSWGNETKLGHQTEQADMEPRALLGALENIPVVQIAAGYCYLLALACQPSGMSVYSVGCGLGGKLGHGTRTDEKVPRLIEQFQTLNLQPAVVAAGAWHAAVVGKDGRVCTWGWGRYGCLGHGNEDCESAPKVVEALSNVKAVYVATGDYTTFVVSDDGNVYSFGCGESSSLGHNTAAAEAQGNRHSNVLFPEVVTSLKQLNERVVQISLTNSIYWNAHTFALTESGKLYAFGAGDKGQLGVELSANQNERAIPERVDIDLG